The Thomasclavelia ramosa DSM 1402 genome includes a region encoding these proteins:
- a CDS encoding sensor histidine kinase, protein MDERRPDPEELLKQIKQEEIAKQRGKLKIFFGYAAGVGKTYAMLEAAHVAYHAGVDVVAGYVEPHQRPETSKLLDGLEVLPPLKVTHNGIMLNEFDLDGALKRNPDLILVDELAHTNDEQCRHLKRYQDINELLDHGIDVYTTINVQHIESLNDIIASITAVVVKERIPDYIFDNADQVELVDIEPEDLIKRLEAGKIYQKNQVQRALGNFFMLDNLIALREIALRRTADRVNKKFEQIKPKNGEHHYTNEHILICLSPAPSNQKVIRTAARMANAFFGEFTAVFVETPNFEKMPTKVKQALRANTKLASQLGANIVNLYGDNVPEQISEYARFAGVSKIVLGRTNTKRRFSHNSFADQLIALTPTIDIYIIPDKIRNNYKHTSLKPRQFFSLSIKDTILSIVIILIVTLLGIWFRDLGFGEANIIMVHILGVLATSLLTENLIYTLLSSLVSVLSFNFFFTIPMHSFTAYDKGYPITFVIMFLTAFITGTLTKRVKEQARLSAIKAFRTEVLLKSSQKLQRAKTKKEIIDEISKQLFKLLDKTIIFYPVENHELSEPLVFKSNEQEDEKIYLNKDEEAVASWVFNNNKHAGASTTTLPGAKCLYLAVRCEDSVLGVIGIYLDKTAIDDFENNLLMAILNEGAMALEKEASNSKKREVEIKANQEELRANLLRSISHDLRTPLTSISGNAGVLLDSADKLSNERKIEIYSDIYEDSMWLIDLVENLLSITRIENGNIQINKEAQLINEIVLEAMHHISKDSADHIIQLDLSDEFIFVKIDARLIMQVIINIVNNAIKYTPLGSTIKITTKKLNQVLSLEISDDGEGVPDDQKEKLFEMFYTRNNLNGDSRRGLGLGLALCKSIVEAHDGKIKVIDNYPRGSIFVINLPLEEVDIHG, encoded by the coding sequence ATGGATGAACGAAGACCAGATCCCGAAGAATTGTTAAAACAGATTAAACAAGAAGAGATTGCTAAACAGCGCGGTAAATTAAAAATATTTTTTGGCTACGCAGCGGGTGTTGGAAAGACTTATGCCATGTTGGAAGCAGCTCATGTTGCTTATCATGCCGGTGTCGATGTAGTAGCAGGCTATGTTGAGCCGCATCAGCGTCCGGAAACATCAAAATTATTGGACGGATTAGAGGTCTTACCTCCTTTAAAAGTTACTCATAACGGAATCATGCTCAATGAGTTTGATTTGGATGGTGCATTAAAACGAAATCCCGATTTAATATTGGTTGATGAACTGGCTCATACAAATGATGAGCAGTGTCGGCATTTAAAACGATATCAGGATATTAATGAATTACTAGATCATGGCATCGACGTTTATACAACGATAAATGTTCAACATATTGAGAGTTTAAACGATATTATTGCTTCAATTACTGCAGTTGTGGTCAAAGAGCGAATCCCCGATTATATTTTTGATAATGCCGATCAGGTAGAACTAGTTGATATAGAGCCTGAAGATTTAATTAAGCGTTTAGAGGCTGGGAAAATATATCAGAAAAATCAGGTTCAACGAGCATTAGGAAACTTTTTTATGCTTGATAACTTGATTGCTTTAAGAGAGATTGCACTCCGTCGTACAGCTGATCGTGTTAATAAAAAATTTGAGCAAATTAAACCTAAAAACGGCGAACATCATTATACCAATGAACATATTCTAATTTGTTTATCACCAGCTCCTTCAAATCAAAAAGTTATTAGAACAGCCGCTCGAATGGCTAATGCTTTCTTTGGTGAATTTACAGCAGTTTTTGTAGAGACGCCTAATTTTGAAAAAATGCCGACTAAAGTTAAACAGGCATTAAGAGCCAATACTAAATTGGCTTCTCAATTAGGGGCTAATATAGTAAATTTGTATGGTGATAATGTTCCTGAACAAATTAGTGAATATGCAAGGTTTGCTGGAGTATCAAAAATCGTATTAGGAAGAACTAATACTAAACGACGTTTTTCGCACAATAGTTTTGCAGATCAATTAATCGCTTTAACACCAACGATCGATATTTATATCATCCCAGATAAAATTAGAAACAATTATAAGCATACGTCTTTAAAACCGCGACAATTTTTTTCTTTATCAATTAAAGATACCATCCTTTCAATTGTAATTATTCTTATTGTTACATTATTAGGAATTTGGTTTAGAGATTTAGGATTTGGTGAAGCTAATATTATTATGGTGCATATTCTAGGTGTTTTAGCAACTTCATTATTAACGGAAAATCTAATTTATACTCTTTTGTCGTCTTTAGTAAGTGTGCTATCTTTTAATTTCTTTTTTACTATTCCGATGCACTCATTTACAGCATATGATAAAGGTTATCCAATAACTTTTGTAATCATGTTTTTAACAGCTTTTATCACAGGTACTCTAACTAAACGAGTAAAAGAACAAGCTCGTCTATCAGCAATAAAAGCTTTTCGAACAGAAGTTCTATTAAAATCGAGTCAAAAATTGCAACGGGCTAAAACAAAAAAAGAAATAATTGATGAGATTTCTAAACAATTATTTAAACTTCTAGATAAGACAATTATTTTTTATCCTGTTGAAAATCATGAACTAAGTGAACCACTCGTATTTAAAAGTAATGAACAGGAAGATGAAAAAATTTATTTGAATAAAGATGAGGAAGCGGTAGCTTCTTGGGTTTTTAATAATAATAAACATGCTGGTGCTTCAACAACGACGTTACCCGGAGCAAAATGTCTATACTTAGCTGTTCGTTGTGAAGATAGTGTTTTGGGAGTAATTGGAATCTATTTAGATAAGACAGCGATCGATGATTTTGAAAACAATTTATTAATGGCTATTTTAAATGAAGGAGCGATGGCTTTAGAAAAAGAAGCTTCAAATAGTAAAAAACGTGAAGTTGAAATTAAAGCGAATCAAGAAGAACTACGTGCAAATTTACTACGCTCTATTTCTCATGATTTGCGTACACCATTGACTAGCATTTCTGGCAATGCGGGAGTTTTATTAGATAGTGCAGATAAACTATCTAATGAACGTAAAATAGAAATATATAGTGATATTTACGAAGACTCAATGTGGTTGATTGATTTAGTAGAGAATTTACTTTCAATAACAAGGATTGAAAATGGGAATATTCAAATAAATAAGGAAGCACAATTAATTAATGAAATTGTTTTAGAAGCGATGCATCATATTAGTAAAGATAGTGCAGATCACATTATTCAATTGGACTTATCAGATGAGTTCATTTTTGTAAAAATAGATGCCCGACTGATTATGCAGGTTATTATTAATATTGTAAATAATGCAATAAAATATACACCGTTAGGTTCAACTATAAAAATTACAACTAAGAAGCTTAATCAGGTATTATCACTAGAAATCAGTGATGATGGAGAAGGCGTTCCTGATGATCAAAAAGAAAAACTTTTTGAAATGTTTTATACTCGTAATAACTTAAACGGAGATAGTCGTCGTGGGTTAGGATTGGGTCTGGCTTTATGTAAATCAATCGTTGAAGCTCATGACGGAAAAATTAAAGTAATCGATAATTATCCCCGAGGATCAATTTTTGTAATTAATTTGCCATTAGAGGAGGTAGATATACATGGATAA
- the kdpC gene encoding potassium-transporting ATPase subunit KdpC — MKHLKTSVLPALKIFLIFTVVCGVIYTAAITGFAQIVFPDKANGSIIEVDGKKYGSELLGQQFIDDTHMWGRIMIIDGETFTNKDGEKTMYGLASNSSPASEDYEKVIAERVAMIEAANPEQKGKQIPVDLVTVSGSGLDPHISLAAAEYQIPRLVRTTGKSEAEIRKIIDKYTDHGFLGYFGETTVNVLKVNLALDGILK, encoded by the coding sequence ATGAAACATCTTAAAACAAGCGTTCTACCCGCTTTAAAAATATTTCTGATCTTTACAGTTGTTTGTGGAGTTATTTATACTGCTGCTATTACTGGTTTTGCTCAAATTGTTTTTCCTGACAAAGCAAATGGAAGCATTATTGAAGTAGATGGAAAAAAATATGGTAGTGAATTATTAGGTCAACAATTTATCGATGATACTCATATGTGGGGTAGAATCATGATAATTGATGGTGAAACTTTCACAAATAAAGATGGTGAAAAGACAATGTATGGTCTAGCATCTAACAGTTCTCCTGCTAGTGAAGATTATGAAAAGGTTATTGCTGAAAGGGTTGCAATGATTGAGGCTGCAAATCCGGAGCAGAAAGGTAAACAAATACCTGTTGATCTAGTAACTGTATCTGGTTCTGGACTTGATCCACATATTTCTCTAGCAGCTGCGGAATATCAGATTCCACGTTTAGTAAGAACAACAGGAAAGAGTGAAGCTGAAATTAGAAAGATTATTGATAAATATACTGATCATGGATTTCTTGGTTATTTTGGAGAAACAACAGTAAATGTCCTTAAAGTCAATTTGGCTCTTGATGGCATTTTGAAATAA
- the kdpB gene encoding potassium-transporting ATPase subunit KdpB — MKTETKSALMDKQMVIRAIKDSFYKLAPKTQAKNPVMLLVYISAILTTALFVISLFGIKDANSGFTLGIAVILWFTVLFANFAEAIAEGRGKAQADSLRAAKKDVEAYKIPSIDQKDIVEIVSSATLTKGDIVLVKAGQQIPGDGEVIDGVASVDESAITGESAPVIRESGGDRSAVTGGTTVLSDWIVVQISSEPGESFLDKMISMVEGANRKKTPNEMALQIFLVALSIIFVLVTMALYAYSAFGAKQAGMDNPSSVTVLVALLVCLAPTTIGALLSAIGIAGMSRLNQANVLAMSGRAIEAAGDVDTLLLDKTGTITLGNRQASAFIPVDGVTSEELADAAQLASLADETPEGRSIVVLAKEQFNLRGRSINQMHMEFVPFSAKTRMSGVNYQGNEIRKGAADTIKKYVTENGHIYSDECEKVVTEIANLGGTPLVVTKNKKVLGVIHLKDIIKQGVKEKFADLRKMGIKTVMITGDNPLTAAAIAAEAGVDDFLAEATPEGKLEMIRELQAKGHLVAMTGDGTNDAPALAQADVAVAMNTGTQAAKEAGNMVDLDSSPTKLIDIVRIGKQLLMTRGSLTTFSIANDVAKYFAIIPVLFITLYPGLDALNIMGLHSKDSAIFSAIIYNALIIIALIPLALKGVKYREVSAGKLLSRNLLVYGLGGIIAPFICIKIIDVIIVALHIVS, encoded by the coding sequence ATGAAAACAGAAACAAAGAGTGCTTTAATGGATAAACAAATGGTCATTCGTGCTATTAAAGATTCTTTTTATAAATTAGCGCCTAAGACGCAAGCAAAGAATCCCGTAATGTTATTAGTATATATTTCAGCTATTTTAACGACGGCTTTGTTTGTTATTTCGTTATTTGGGATTAAAGATGCAAATTCTGGATTTACTCTAGGAATAGCAGTAATTTTATGGTTTACAGTGCTGTTTGCTAATTTTGCAGAAGCGATTGCTGAAGGACGCGGAAAAGCGCAGGCAGATTCATTGCGAGCAGCTAAGAAAGATGTTGAAGCTTATAAGATTCCAAGCATTGATCAAAAAGATATAGTTGAAATTGTATCATCAGCAACGCTAACAAAAGGTGATATCGTACTTGTTAAAGCAGGACAACAAATTCCTGGTGATGGTGAAGTTATTGATGGTGTAGCTTCAGTTGATGAAAGTGCAATAACTGGAGAGTCAGCACCGGTTATCCGTGAAAGCGGTGGTGATCGAAGTGCAGTAACCGGTGGGACTACAGTTTTATCAGATTGGATCGTTGTTCAAATTTCAAGTGAACCTGGAGAAAGTTTCTTAGATAAGATGATTTCCATGGTTGAAGGTGCCAACCGAAAAAAAACACCAAACGAAATGGCCTTACAAATTTTCCTTGTAGCCCTTTCAATTATCTTTGTTTTAGTAACTATGGCACTTTACGCATATTCAGCTTTTGGAGCTAAACAAGCAGGGATGGATAATCCTTCTTCGGTGACAGTATTAGTAGCTTTACTAGTATGTTTAGCACCAACAACAATCGGAGCACTGTTATCAGCAATTGGGATAGCTGGAATGTCTCGATTAAATCAAGCTAATGTACTCGCCATGAGTGGTCGGGCAATTGAAGCAGCCGGTGATGTTGATACCTTATTACTTGATAAAACAGGAACAATCACACTGGGTAATCGTCAAGCTAGTGCATTTATTCCCGTAGATGGGGTAACGAGCGAAGAGTTGGCTGATGCTGCTCAATTGGCTTCATTAGCTGACGAAACTCCTGAAGGACGTAGTATTGTTGTTCTTGCAAAAGAACAATTTAATCTTCGGGGACGAAGTATTAATCAAATGCATATGGAATTTGTACCATTCAGTGCAAAAACGAGAATGAGTGGTGTTAATTATCAAGGTAATGAAATTCGTAAAGGTGCAGCTGATACAATTAAAAAATATGTAACAGAAAACGGACATATATATAGTGATGAGTGTGAAAAGGTAGTTACTGAGATTGCTAATCTTGGAGGAACACCATTAGTTGTAACTAAAAATAAAAAGGTTTTAGGAGTAATTCATCTTAAAGATATTATTAAACAAGGGGTTAAAGAAAAGTTTGCTGATCTTCGTAAAATGGGAATTAAAACGGTTATGATAACCGGTGATAATCCTTTAACAGCAGCTGCAATTGCAGCTGAAGCTGGAGTTGATGATTTTTTAGCTGAAGCTACGCCAGAAGGCAAATTAGAAATGATTCGAGAACTTCAAGCTAAAGGTCACCTCGTTGCAATGACTGGTGATGGAACTAATGATGCTCCAGCTTTGGCTCAAGCAGATGTTGCAGTAGCAATGAATACAGGTACTCAGGCAGCTAAAGAAGCTGGAAATATGGTTGACTTAGATTCTTCACCAACTAAATTGATTGATATTGTTCGTATTGGGAAACAATTATTAATGACAAGAGGAAGTTTAACAACTTTTTCAATTGCTAACGACGTAGCTAAATACTTTGCAATTATTCCTGTACTATTCATTACTTTATATCCGGGATTAGATGCTTTGAATATTATGGGATTACACAGTAAGGATAGTGCGATTTTCTCAGCAATCATCTATAATGCATTAATTATTATTGCGTTGATTCCATTAGCTTTAAAAGGAGTAAAATATCGTGAAGTGTCAGCTGGTAAGTTATTATCAAGAAATTTATTAGTATATGGATTAGGTGGAATTATTGCTCCCTTTATTTGTATTAAAATTATTGATGTAATTATTGTTGCTTTGCATATTGTATCGTAG
- the kdpA gene encoding potassium-transporting ATPase subunit KdpA, with amino-acid sequence MDIFVKYLGYLIVLVVLAVPLGFYINKVMNGKKVFLSRILEPCENFIYRVLHVKKDEEMSWKKYLVSVLIFSGFGLVFVFLLQMLQGVLPGNPAKVEGTTWDLALNTAISFVTNTNWQAYSGESGLSYLTQSLGLTVQNFVSAGTGLAVLYALIRGFTRIKAKGLGNFWVDLTRSVIYVLMPLSVVLSIILVSQGVTQSIDEYQTVKLAEPIVLEDGTEITEQTVPLGPAASQIAIKQLGTNGGGFYGVNSAHPLENPTGLSNLVEVVSILLIPAALCFSFGKGIKDSRQGIAIFVAMGIMLVAALGSIAVSEQMATPQLEQNGIVDISNHDQAGGNMEGKESRFGIVGSSTWAAFTTAASNGSVNSMHDSYTPLGGMVTMLLMQLGEVIFGGVGCGLYGMLGFVILAVFMAGLMVGRTPEYLGKKIEPYEMKWAVVVCLATPVAILVGSGIASLVPQVADSLNNSGAHGFSELLYAYSSAGGNNGSAFAGFAANTPFINVTLGLVMLFVRFIPILGILAIAGSMVQKKKVAVTAGTLSTCSPLFVFLLVFVVLLVGALSFFPALALGPIAEFFGMF; translated from the coding sequence ATGGATATTTTTGTCAAATATCTAGGATATCTAATCGTTCTTGTTGTTTTAGCAGTACCGTTAGGTTTTTACATTAATAAAGTCATGAACGGTAAAAAAGTTTTTTTATCAAGAATTTTAGAACCATGTGAAAATTTCATTTATCGAGTTTTACATGTAAAAAAAGATGAAGAGATGTCTTGGAAGAAGTATTTAGTAAGTGTATTAATATTTAGTGGATTTGGATTAGTATTTGTCTTTTTATTACAAATGCTGCAAGGAGTTTTGCCGGGTAATCCTGCAAAGGTTGAAGGAACAACATGGGACCTTGCGTTAAATACAGCAATAAGTTTTGTTACTAACACTAACTGGCAAGCTTATAGTGGTGAAAGTGGATTAAGTTATTTAACACAATCGTTAGGTTTAACGGTTCAAAACTTTGTTTCTGCAGGAACAGGACTAGCAGTTTTATATGCATTGATTAGAGGCTTTACAAGAATTAAGGCTAAAGGCTTAGGAAATTTTTGGGTTGATTTAACAAGATCTGTAATCTATGTCTTAATGCCGCTATCAGTTGTCTTATCAATTATTTTAGTGAGTCAAGGTGTAACTCAAAGTATTGATGAGTATCAAACTGTTAAATTGGCCGAACCAATTGTTTTAGAAGATGGTACTGAAATTACAGAACAGACAGTACCTTTAGGACCTGCGGCCAGTCAGATTGCAATCAAGCAATTAGGTACTAATGGTGGTGGTTTCTATGGCGTTAACTCAGCCCATCCATTGGAAAATCCAACTGGATTAAGTAATTTAGTAGAAGTTGTATCAATATTATTGATTCCTGCGGCTCTTTGTTTTTCATTTGGCAAGGGAATTAAAGATAGTCGTCAAGGTATTGCTATCTTTGTCGCAATGGGAATTATGCTGGTAGCAGCACTTGGAAGTATTGCTGTTAGTGAGCAGATGGCAACTCCACAATTAGAACAAAATGGAATTGTCGATATTAGTAACCATGACCAAGCTGGCGGAAATATGGAAGGTAAAGAATCGCGTTTTGGAATTGTTGGATCATCAACTTGGGCCGCTTTTACAACAGCAGCATCAAATGGTTCAGTCAATTCAATGCATGATAGTTATACACCATTAGGCGGAATGGTAACAATGTTATTAATGCAGTTAGGTGAAGTAATTTTTGGTGGTGTTGGCTGTGGTTTATATGGAATGTTAGGATTTGTTATTTTAGCTGTATTTATGGCTGGATTAATGGTTGGACGAACCCCAGAATATTTAGGTAAGAAGATTGAGCCTTATGAGATGAAATGGGCCGTAGTTGTTTGTTTAGCAACACCTGTAGCTATTCTTGTAGGTAGTGGGATTGCTTCCCTAGTTCCTCAAGTTGCGGATAGTTTAAATAACAGCGGTGCACACGGTTTTTCAGAATTGTTATATGCTTATTCTTCAGCAGGTGGTAATAATGGTTCAGCTTTTGCTGGTTTTGCAGCGAATACACCATTTATTAACGTAACACTTGGATTGGTTATGTTATTTGTTAGATTTATTCCAATTTTAGGTATTTTGGCTATTGCTGGCAGCATGGTACAAAAGAAAAAAGTGGCTGTTACTGCGGGTACATTATCAACTTGTTCACCACTATTTGTCTTTTTATTAGTATTCGTAGTGTTATTAGTTGGAGCACTAAGTTTCTTTCCGGCTTTAGCTCTAGGACCAATTGCAGAATTTTTTGGAATGTTTTAA
- a CDS encoding amino acid ABC transporter ATP-binding protein — MSDNIITIKHLKKHYQALPVLLDINLEVNRGDVISIIGASGSGKSTFLRCLNLLEIPDHGEILYCNKNILKEELNLNKYRSDVGMIFQSFNLFNNLTVLENCVIGQMKVLNRNREEAEEKALLYLQKVGMAEFAKKSSTQLSGGQKQRVAIARALCMEPQVLLFDEPTSALDPQMVGDILKIIKHLALKGMTMIIVTHEMQFARDVSNKVIFMHNGIIEEAGTPEQIFEHPRSMGMIQFLSRQY; from the coding sequence ATGAGTGATAATATTATTACTATTAAACATTTAAAAAAACATTATCAAGCCCTGCCGGTACTTCTAGATATTAATTTAGAGGTTAATCGAGGCGATGTAATTAGTATCATTGGAGCAAGTGGTAGTGGTAAATCAACTTTTTTAAGATGTCTTAATTTATTAGAGATTCCTGATCATGGTGAGATATTGTATTGTAATAAAAATATTTTAAAAGAAGAACTTAATCTTAATAAATATCGTAGTGATGTTGGAATGATTTTTCAAAGCTTTAATTTATTTAATAATCTTACAGTTTTAGAAAATTGTGTTATAGGGCAAATGAAAGTACTAAATCGCAATCGTGAAGAAGCTGAAGAAAAAGCTTTATTATATCTACAAAAAGTTGGTATGGCTGAGTTTGCGAAAAAGAGCAGTACACAACTTTCTGGGGGCCAAAAACAGCGGGTTGCAATTGCAAGAGCTTTATGTATGGAACCACAGGTACTTTTATTTGATGAACCAACAAGTGCACTAGATCCTCAGATGGTAGGAGATATCTTAAAAATCATTAAACATTTAGCGTTAAAAGGTATGACTATGATTATTGTGACTCATGAAATGCAGTTTGCGCGTGATGTTTCGAATAAAGTTATATTTATGCATAATGGAATTATTGAAGAAGCAGGAACACCAGAGCAAATATTTGAGCATCCTCGAAGTATGGGAATGATTCAATTTTTATCACGGCAATATTAG
- a CDS encoding amino acid ABC transporter permease — MFDFDKSFTIFLDNFDLFWYGTKITIILALVGTIAGLIIGLLFGAIRATTIDIKDKKIIVLIKKALKIISEIYIWFFRGTPMLVQAMFFYHGLRPFFQWNALTAGIMIISINTGAYMAEIVRSGIQSVDRGQSEGALSLGMTRVQTMKYIILPQAIRNSFPAIGNQFIINIKDSSMLNVIGVVELFFQSSSIAGSTMSYSATFLITCLVYLCLTSIATILLNIIEKRINNPILR; from the coding sequence ATGTTTGATTTTGATAAATCATTTACGATTTTTTTAGATAACTTTGATTTATTTTGGTATGGAACGAAAATAACAATTATTTTGGCATTAGTTGGAACAATAGCGGGTTTAATAATTGGACTGCTATTTGGAGCGATTCGTGCAACAACGATAGATATTAAAGATAAAAAGATTATTGTACTAATAAAAAAAGCATTAAAAATAATTTCAGAAATTTATATTTGGTTTTTTAGAGGAACTCCAATGCTGGTTCAAGCTATGTTTTTTTATCATGGATTGCGACCTTTTTTTCAATGGAATGCACTTACTGCCGGAATTATGATCATTTCTATTAATACTGGAGCATACATGGCAGAAATAGTTCGTTCAGGAATTCAATCTGTTGATCGTGGGCAAAGTGAAGGAGCGTTATCATTAGGAATGACAAGGGTTCAAACTATGAAGTATATTATATTACCGCAAGCAATTAGAAATTCATTTCCCGCAATTGGGAATCAATTCATTATTAATATTAAAGATAGTTCAATGCTAAATGTGATTGGGGTTGTAGAATTATTTTTCCAATCTAGCAGTATTGCTGGATCAACAATGTCATATTCAGCGACCTTCTTAATAACATGCCTGGTTTATTTGTGCTTAACCTCAATTGCGACAATTTTATTAAATATAATTGAAAAAAGAATAAATAATCCAATATTAAGATAA
- a CDS encoding transporter substrate-binding domain-containing protein has translation MKKILAFLLIALLISGCESNSGNKSIDEGDVFVVGMECNYLPFNWQTNTQSDTAVELEGSGYADGYDVYIAKEIAESLDKKLVIKKLAWNGLQPALESGEIDAIIAGMTADEEREKGIDFTTPYYQSEMVMIVRGDDASKNYTDIQQFSGKTIVGQMSTSYDTVIDQINGVDHATPKQSYPEMLVALQSGEVDGITAELPVAQGILETNQDLAIVRFEQNKGFKVDTAVSIGLKEGSRNSTLFKKVQKCIDNISSEKRNEMMGKYSSSQPKGE, from the coding sequence ATGAAGAAAATATTAGCTTTTTTATTAATAGCTTTATTAATTAGTGGCTGTGAGAGTAATAGTGGGAATAAGAGTATTGATGAAGGTGATGTATTTGTAGTTGGAATGGAGTGTAATTATCTACCGTTTAACTGGCAGACAAATACACAAAGTGATACCGCAGTTGAATTAGAAGGCAGTGGTTACGCTGATGGCTATGATGTTTATATCGCAAAGGAAATAGCAGAAAGTCTTGATAAAAAACTGGTTATAAAAAAATTAGCATGGAATGGTTTGCAACCTGCACTTGAATCAGGCGAAATAGATGCCATTATTGCAGGAATGACAGCTGATGAAGAGCGTGAAAAAGGAATAGATTTTACAACACCATATTATCAATCTGAAATGGTTATGATCGTACGGGGTGATGATGCTAGTAAAAATTATACTGATATTCAACAATTTTCTGGTAAAACGATCGTAGGACAGATGTCAACAAGTTATGATACAGTAATTGATCAAATTAATGGAGTTGATCATGCTACACCTAAACAATCTTATCCTGAAATGCTGGTTGCTTTACAAAGTGGTGAAGTCGATGGAATTACTGCGGAATTACCTGTGGCCCAAGGAATTTTAGAAACAAATCAAGATCTAGCGATTGTTAGATTTGAACAAAATAAAGGGTTTAAAGTAGATACCGCAGTTTCAATAGGTTTAAAAGAGGGTAGTCGAAACAGTACTTTATTTAAAAAAGTACAAAAATGCATTGATAATATTTCATCAGAAAAAAGAAATGAAATGATGGGTAAATATAGTAGTAGTCAGCCTAAAGGAGAATAA